The window TTTTTAAAATAAATCCAAAAGATGATGAAAAAATTAAAAATCAACTTTTATTATCTTTAAATTTAGAACGTGATTTAGAAATATCAAAAATAAAAAATGATGCTTTAATTTATTTAGATTTTAAAACAATAGACGATGATTTTATAGAAAACAAAAATCCCGATATTCAATTATCAAATTTCTATAATGAAACATTTTTTAAAAATAACATTTTAGTTTATTTAAGTGTTGAACCAATTATCTTAACAAATGATGACAAATTAATTGCAATTTATAAAATTCCTTTTACAATTCAAGATAATCAAATAGTAAATAAAACTCAATATATACAAAAATCTATTAGTTTTATTGATTTAAATAAAATGAAAATTATTAATCAAAATGAATTAATGAATTTACTAAAAGGAATTTATATCGAATTACCTAAAAATATTAATTTAGATGTTTTATTAAATTAAAATTCAGAAATTACCTATAACAAAAATCAAGTGCTAAAAGTTGCACTTGAATTTTTTTTAACCTTAAAACTTATTAACTTATTCTTCATCAAAAATAGCATTATGATAAACTTCTTGAATATCATCATCATCTTCTAAAGTTGTTAAAAAGTTTTCAAATTTCTCAATTTTATCATTAGGAATAGTAATTTCTGTATTTGGAATGTATGAAATTTCAGCAATTGAGAAGTTTTCAAAATTGAAGTTAGTTTCAATTGCTTTTTTTAATTCAGTAAATGAAGAAGGTTCAGAATATAAAATATATTCTTCATCAGATTCTTTAAAATCAATTGCACCACTATCCATTGCTAACATTAAAATATCATCTCAATTTTCTTTAATTTCTGCTTTTTTAATTGCTAAAACTCCACGTTCATCGAAGGTATAAGGAATTGTACCTTTACCCATTTGACCATTAACTTTACTAAAATAATATTGAATATTTGAAGATAAACGATTGAAATTATCTGTTAAACAAGTTACTATAAAATTAGTTCCGCCAAATGCTGTTGCAGTATATAAATATGATTTAAAATTACTTCCTTCTTTTGATGTTCCTGAACCTTTTTGAATTGCTTTTTCAATATTTACTTTAGGCATTGAACGTGCTTTGGCTTTAGAAATAGCCATTCTTAAAGAAGGATTTGCATCTGGATCAGGTCCACCTAAAGATGCAGCAACCATAATTTCTTTTGAAAATTTTTGAAAAATTTTACTTCTTGCTGAATCCATTGCTGCTTTATGATGTTTTGTTGTTGCTCATTTTGAATGTCCTGACATATTTTCTCCTTAAATTTTCAAACTTAATATTAATTATAATAAAAATAACGCTTTTTTATTTGTATTTTGTAAGTATTTATTAAAATTATTAAGATATGAAAATACAAACAAAAAATTTAGATCAAATAAAAAAAGAATATGATATTGATAAATATTATAAATTAATTAAACAGATTCAAAAATGACTAATAAATAAAGTAAAAAAGGCAAATGCTTCTGGTTTAGTACTAGGAATTAGTGGTGGAATTGATTCAGCTACATTAGCTTTTATTGCACATCCTGTCTTCAAAGAAAAATTACATCTTTTTTCTATTTCCATTAATGATAATAAACAAAATCCAACAATAAATAATGATATACAACAAGTGTTTTTAAAATTAAATCGTAAATTTAATAATATTAATTTAACTAATGCATTTTTAGAATTTAAAAAATCAGCACATATTTTAGAAACTTTTATAGCTGCAAATTTAAAAGCAAGAATGAGAATGAGTGTTTTATATGCAAAAGCACAAGAAACAAATAGTTTAGTTTTAGGGACAGATAATTTAAATGAATTTTATTTAGGTTATTTTACTAAATTTGGTGATGGTGGTTGTGATTTATTACCTTTGGCAAACATAAAAAAATCTGATATTTATATTATGGCTAAAATTTTAGAAGTACCTGAATCAATTATTTATAAAAAACCAAGTGCTGATTTATGAACAGATCAAAATGATGAAGATGAACTAGGTTTTAGTTATGATAATTTTGAATCATATTATGATAATAAAAATGCTGTATCAAATGATGTAAGAAAAAAAATTGAAAAACAACATAATAAAAACATTCATAAATTAGTTTCTATTCCTAAAGGACCAAAAATTTAATGAGATTAGAAAAATTCATAGCTGACACAACAAATATTTCACGAAAAAACATTAAAAAACTAATAATTCAAAAACGCATTAAAGTAAATAATCAAATTGTTTTAAAAAGTATTCAAATAACTGAAAATGATGATGTTTATCTAGATAATAAAAAACTTTTATATCAAAAATTTAGTTATTTTATGTTAAATAAACCACAAGGATATGTTTGTGCAAATGAAGATAAAAAACATAAAACTGTTTTTGATCTAATTAATGTAAATAAAAATAAATTTTTTACTTATGGACGTTTAGATAAAGATACTGAAGGATTATTAATAATTTCAAATGATGGAATATTAGCTCATCAACTTTTAACTACTAAATATCACATACCAAAAACTTATTTTGTTCAAACAAATATTGATATATCTGAAAACATTTACGATTTTAATAAACCAATTATTTTAGATAATCACATAATAAAAAACTATAAATTCGTAAAAAATACTAATAATACCTGTTATTTAACGATTTATAGTGGTATTTTCCACCAAGTAAAAAGAATGATGCAATTTTTTGGCTTAGAAGTCACATATTTAAAAAGAGTCCAATTTGGTGATTTAAATTTAGATCAAAATTTAAAA is drawn from Mycoplasma miroungirhinis and contains these coding sequences:
- a CDS encoding YebC/PmpR family DNA-binding transcriptional regulator, which codes for MSGHSKWATTKHHKAAMDSARSKIFQKFSKEIMVAASLGGPDPDANPSLRMAISKAKARSMPKVNIEKAIQKGSGTSKEGSNFKSYLYTATAFGGTNFIVTCLTDNFNRLSSNIQYYFSKVNGQMGKGTIPYTFDERGVLAIKKAEIKENWDDILMLAMDSGAIDFKESDEEYILYSEPSSFTELKKAIETNFNFENFSIAEISYIPNTEITIPNDKIEKFENFLTTLEDDDDIQEVYHNAIFDEE
- the nadE gene encoding NAD(+) synthase; this encodes MKIQTKNLDQIKKEYDIDKYYKLIKQIQKWLINKVKKANASGLVLGISGGIDSATLAFIAHPVFKEKLHLFSISINDNKQNPTINNDIQQVFLKLNRKFNNINLTNAFLEFKKSAHILETFIAANLKARMRMSVLYAKAQETNSLVLGTDNLNEFYLGYFTKFGDGGCDLLPLANIKKSDIYIMAKILEVPESIIYKKPSADLWTDQNDEDELGFSYDNFESYYDNKNAVSNDVRKKIEKQHNKNIHKLVSIPKGPKI
- a CDS encoding pseudouridine synthase, producing the protein MRLEKFIADTTNISRKNIKKLIIQKRIKVNNQIVLKSIQITENDDVYLDNKKLLYQKFSYFMLNKPQGYVCANEDKKHKTVFDLINVNKNKFFTYGRLDKDTEGLLIISNDGILAHQLLTTKYHIPKTYFVQTNIDISENIYDFNKPIILDNHIIKNYKFVKNTNNTCYLTIYSGIFHQVKRMMQFFGLEVTYLKRVQFGDLNLDQNLKLGQYRELTKSEINLLKNKLNSN